A portion of the Musa acuminata AAA Group cultivar baxijiao chromosome BXJ1-1, Cavendish_Baxijiao_AAA, whole genome shotgun sequence genome contains these proteins:
- the LOC135645864 gene encoding protein ALTERED PHOSPHATE STARVATION RESPONSE 1-like: protein MGCAQSKIENEESVVRCKNRKLFMRDAVASRNAFAAAQAAYAVALKNTGAALSEFGQSELHDHGQSHASAAAASSSSSSSSVAVGMKPSLPPPPPPPPSDSSTSPAAPIQRSASMPADFAISKSKKKSLGKIPADASIREEDEAEHADDDHSAARSSSPAPPPQPQPQPQPQPAPPPSSETWAYFFGSNDHMIPPNLSQPEETTWRETIEKEQEKRAPPSPVRTDGAPGDETQATPTKVVDEPSPPPPSKQVKKVKHGGSADHQHAASAGASETKRSKTPAPSVNLIQILNELDDHFLKASESAHEVSKMLEATRMHYHSNFADNRGHIDHSAILMRVITWNRSIKGLSQDVVKDDFDNDEWETHAAILDKMLAWEKKLYDEVKAGELMKIDYQKKLALLNKQKKHGANSMALEKIKSVVSHLHTRYIVDMQSMDSTVSEINRLRDDQLYPRLKELVNGMAKMWETMRFHHGSQLKIIKEIRGLDIPLAPRETSKQHHNRTVQLWKMVGEWDSQFDKLMSNQKDYIKALNRWLNLNVVPIERSSRKDASSPPEQADPLIKTLLHAWHDQLENLPVDRAKSSLSTFSGAVQAIMLCQVEELNLKLKWDDAHRDCERKKHEFDVWHHKYTERITATSSDEVNPETVEGATQQDLVSEKKAVVDNAESKLRASEESYRKQCKIVRDKSLTSLKTHLPELFRAMLDFASSGAEMYKRLSSIRESQSLVND from the exons ATGGGGTGCGCGCAGTCGAAGATCGAGAACGAGGAGTCGGTGGTGCGGTGTAAGAATCGGAAGCTGTTCATGCGGGACGCCGTCGCATCCCGCAACGCCTTCGCAGCCGCCCAGGCCGCCTACGCTGTCGCCCTCAAGAACACCGGCGCTGCACTCTCCGAGTTCGGCCAGAGCGAGCTCCATGACCACGGTCAGTCTCATGCCTCCGCCGCAGCCGcttcttcctcctcgtcctcctcctccgtcgCCGTTGGGATGAAGCCATCACTCCCTCCGCCTCCCCCTCCTCCCCCTTCCGACTCATCCACCTCCCCTGCCGCCCCCATCCAGCGCTCCGCCAGCATGCCTGCTGACTTCGCGATCTCCAAATCCAAGAAGAAATCCCTCGGCAAAATCCCCGCCGATGCCTCGATCCGAGAGGAGGATGAAGCGGAACACGCCGATGACGATCATTCCGCTGCCAGGAGCTCCTCCCCTGCTCCGCCGCCTCAGCCTCAGCCTCAACCTCAACCTCAACCCGCTCCGCCGCCCTCCTCCGAAACCTGGGCCTATTTTTTTGGGTCAAACGATCACATGATACCGCCCAACCTTAGCCAGCCGGAAGAGACCACATGGAGGGAGACGATAGAGAAAGAGCAGGAGAAAAGGGCGCCTCCATCTCCTGTGAGAACCGATGGAGCTCCTGGTGATGAAACACAAGCGACGCCTACAAAGGTTGTCGATGAACCTTCTCCTCCGCCACCGTCAAAGCAAGTCAAGAAGGTTAAGCATGGCGGTTCAGCGGACCACCAGCATGCTGCGTCTGCTGGAGCATCTGAAACGAAGAGGAGCAAAACTCCGGCTCCTAGTGTCAATCTGATTCAGATTTTGAATGAGCTGGATGACCATTTCCTGAAGGCATCGGAGAGCGCTCACGAGGTTTCGAAGATGCTCGAGGCCACTCGGATGCATTATCACTCGAATTTTGCCGACAACAGAG GACACATTGATCATTCAGCAATACTCATGCGAGTTATTACATGGAATCGTTCAATAAAAGGCCTGTCTCAAGATGTTGTTAaggatgattttgataatgatgaatGGGAAACTCATGCAGCCATTCTGGATAAGATGCTTGCATGGGAGAAAAAGCTTTATGATGAAGTTAAG GCTGGTGAACTTATGAAAATTGATTATCAAAAAAAGCTAGCTTTGCTGAATAAGCAAAAGAAACATGGGGCAAATTCGATGGCATTGGAAAAAATCAAATCAGTTGTAAGCCATCTGCATACGAGATACATAGTTGATATGCAGTCCATGGATTCAACAGTTTCAGAAATTAACCGTCTTCGTGATGATCAACTATATCCAAGGCTAAAAGAACTTGTTAATGG GATGGCTAAGATGTGGGAGACCATGCGCTTCCATCATGGCAGCCAGCTTAAGATAATAAAGGAAATCAGAGGTCTTGACATTCCACTTGCTCCCAGGGAGACAAGTAAACAACATCATAATCGAACTGTTCAGCTTTGGAAAATGGTTGGAGAGTGGGATTCACAGTTCGACAAACTCATGAGTAATCAGAAAGACTATATCAAAGCCCTAAACAGGTGGTTGAATTTGAACGTTGTTCCAATTGAGCGCAGCAGCAGGAAGGACGCATCATCTCCACCGGAGCAAGCCGATCCTCTGATCAAGACCCTGCTGCATGCATGGCATGACCAGTTAGAGAATCTTCCAGttgatcgggccaagagcagcctAAGTACCTTCTCAGGAGCAGTGCAGGCCATCATGCTGTGTCAAGTCGAAGAGCTAAACTTGAAGTTGAAGTGGGACGATGCCCACAGGGATTGTGAGCGGAAGAAACATGAGTTTGACGTGTGGCATCACAAGTACACGGAGAGGATCACGGCAACATCCTCTGATGAGGTTAATCCCGAGACAGTCGAAGGAGCAACACAACAGGATCTAGTGTCAGAGAAGAAGGCAGTTGTGGACAATGCAGAGAGTAAGCTGAGGGCGTCGGAAGAATCATATAGGAAGCAATGCAAGATCGTGAGGGACAAGTCACTAACCAGCCTCAAAACACACCTACCGGAGCTCTTCCGGGCCATGTTAGATTTTGCCAGCTCGGGTGCAGAGATGTACAAGAGACTGAGTTCCATCAGAGAATCACAAAGCCTGGTGAACGATTAG
- the LOC135607180 gene encoding E3 ubiquitin-protein ligase RHA2A-like encodes MGRSLPGSSSIKFHEPGISSNRMARLALPIKLFARWLLPFSGGTASIGSSDCAICLCRMERGEETRELRCRHPFHKSCLDKWLEQPGRCCPVCREDAGAGEKASESRKRAELRDGGVIVFFPWEEEDFRSDAWWIR; translated from the coding sequence ATGGGAAGAAGCCTTCCCGGATCAAGCTCTATAAAGTTTCATGAGCCCGGCATTTCGTCGAACAGGATGGCTCGCCTGGCCCTCCCCATCAAGCTCTTCGCCCGATGGCTGTTGCCCTTCTCCGGCGGCACAGCTTCGATCGGCTCCTCGGACTGTGCGATTTGCCTTTGCAGGATGGAGCGTGGTGAGGAGACGCGAGAGCTCAGATGCCGACATCCGTTCCACAAGTCCTGCCTCGACAAGTGGCTGGAGCAACCGGGGAGGTGTTGTCCGGTTTGTCGGGAGGATGCTGGTGCAGGTGAGAAGGCGTCAGAGAGCAGGAAAAGAGCTGAGCTGCGGGATGGTGGCGTCATCGTCTTCTTTCCCTGGGAGGAGGAGGACTTCCGCAGTGATGCGTGGTGGATAAGGTAG
- the LOC135645911 gene encoding transcription factor GAMYB-like isoform X1 encodes MNGMPHESDRRMVPKDEIDSTSIEEDSSGGSLNGGNQVLKKGPWTSAEDAILIDYVKKHGEGNWNAVQKHTGLSRCGKSCRLRWANHLRPNLKKGAFTPEEEQLIIELHAKMGNKWARMAAHLPGRTDNEIKNYWNTRIKRRQRAGLPLYPPNINFQVSDENQQSKNVNEYSYSDKQPNELMQGSNFDIPDITFENFNANYGSLSYAPPFPDIAASNMLNQRIGSLHYPFTNPMSCVKRLRDSENLIPDLHGTDSDGLPTYEHFLFKPSGKIKQTFGLGYPYDPDPSGESLTPLESAVPGSHALLNGTFSASSPIDGTVKLELPSLQYTETDGNSWLACSSTPLEAADTYIESPPTTVSLQSECISPRNSGLLEALLHEAQTLGSAKKKPSDKSSSSTITPGNVAECSGVSISEKLEEYNDPISPLGRSASSVFNEYTPPISGSSLDEFPHSMAPSISAASDNILVTAEHVSSPNVVDKGISPCRPDALLGSVWLDDGSQSAKDQSVFNDAIAILLGQDLCNEYKHLPSEPPSMLVQGFGLDSDPWNNMPSACQMP; translated from the exons ATGAATGGTATGCCACATGAGAGTGACAGGAGAATGGTACCCAAGGACGAGATTGACTCCACATCGATTGAAGAAGATAGCAGCGGGGGATCATTGAATGGAGGAAATCAGGTTTTGAAGAAGGGACCCTGGACGTCCGCAGAGGATGCAATTCTGATTGATTATGTCAAGAAACATGGAGAGGGAAACTGGAATGCTGTTCAGAAGCACACGGGGCTCTCTCGATGTGGCAAAAGCTGTCGTCTACGGTGGGCAAATCACCTCAGGCCGAATTTGAAAAAAGGTGCTTTTACACCAGAAGAGGAGCAGTTGATCATCGAACTCCATGCTAAGATGGGTAACAAGTGGGCTCGGATGGCTGCACAT TTACCTGGGCGCACTGACAATGAGATAAAGAACTATTGGAATACACGAATAAAAAGGCGCCAGCGTGCTGGTTTGCCTCTTTACCCTCCTAATATAAACTTTCAAGTTTCTGATGAAAATCAGCAAAGCAAGAATGTGAATGAGTACAGTTACAGCGATAAACAGCCTAATGAGCTTATGCAGGGAAGCAACTTCGACATTCCTGATATTACATTTGAGAACTTTAATGCTAATTATGGGTCTTTATCCTATGCACCACCATTTCCGGATATAGCAGCTAGTAACATGCTAAATCAAAGGATTGGATCCCTTCACTATCCCTTCACAAATCCAATGAGTTGTGTCAAGCGTCTTAGAGACTCCGAAAATTTAATTCCAGACTTACATGGCACTGACTCGGATGGGCTTCCCACGTACGAACATTTTTTGTTCAAGCCTTCAGGAAAGATAAAACAGACTTTTGGACTAGGTTATCCATACGACCCTGATCCCAGTGGCGAGAGCCTGACACCTTTGGAAAGTGCAGTTCCTGGCAGCCATGCCCTTCTAAATGGCACCTTCTCTGCTTCTAGTCCCATTGATGGGACTGTGAAGTTGGAGCTCCCTTCACTCCAATATACAGAAACTGATGGTAATAGTTGGCTTGCATGTTCATCAACACCTCTTGAGGCAGCTGATACATATATTGAGTCTCCCCCAACAACAGTTTCGTTGCAATCTGAATGCATTTCACCACGAAATAGTGGTCTCTTAGAAGCATTGCTTCATGAGGCACAGACACTAGGCTCTGCAAAGAAAAAACCATCTGACAAGAGCTCCAGTTCTACTATTACACCCGGTAATGTGGCAGAATGTTCAGGGGTAAGTATCTCTGAGAAGTTGGAAGAATACAATGATCCAATATCTCCCTTGGGTCGTTCTGCTTCTTCTGTCTTCAACGAGTACACCCCTCCCATCAGTGGCAGTTCATTAGACGAGTTTCCACATTCAATGGCTCCTTCAA TCTCTGCAGCTTCAGACAATATCTTGGTGACTGCCGAACATGTTTCCAGCCCTAATGTTGTGGATAAAGGCATATCACCCTGCAGGCCTGATGCTTTACTTGGATCAGTTTGGCTTGACGATGGTTCTCAAAGTGCAAAAGATCAGTCTGTCTTCAATGATGCGATAGCAATACTTTTGGGTCAAGATTTGTGCAACGAGTATAAACATCTACCTTCTGAACCACCATCTATGCTTGTGCAAGGATTTGGGCTCGACTCTGATCCATGGAATAATATGCCGAGTGCATGTCAAATGCCTTAA
- the LOC135645911 gene encoding transcription factor GAMYB-like isoform X2, whose amino-acid sequence MNGMPHESDRRMVPKDEIDSTSIEEDSSGGSLNGGNQVLKKGPWTSAEDAILIDYVKKHGEGNWNAVQKHTGLSRCGKSCRLRWANHLRPNLKKGAFTPEEEQLIIELHAKMGNKWARMAAHLPGRTDNEIKNYWNTRIKRRQRAGLPLYPPNINFQVSDENQQSKNVNEYSYSDKQPNELMQGSNFDIPDITFENFNANYGSLSYAPPFPDIAASNMLNQRIGSLHYPFTNPMSCVKRLRDSENLIPDLHGTDSDGLPTYEHFLFKPSGKIKQTFGLGYPYDPDPSGESLTPLESAVPGSHALLNGTFSASSPIDGTVKLELPSLQYTETDGNSWLACSSTPLEAADTYIESPPTTVSLQSECISPRNSGLLEALLHEAQTLGSAKKKPSDKSSSSTITPGNVAECSGVSISEKLEEYNDPISPLGRSASSVFNEYTPPISGSSLDEFPHSMAPSTSDNILVTAEHVSSPNVVDKGISPCRPDALLGSVWLDDGSQSAKDQSVFNDAIAILLGQDLCNEYKHLPSEPPSMLVQGFGLDSDPWNNMPSACQMP is encoded by the exons ATGAATGGTATGCCACATGAGAGTGACAGGAGAATGGTACCCAAGGACGAGATTGACTCCACATCGATTGAAGAAGATAGCAGCGGGGGATCATTGAATGGAGGAAATCAGGTTTTGAAGAAGGGACCCTGGACGTCCGCAGAGGATGCAATTCTGATTGATTATGTCAAGAAACATGGAGAGGGAAACTGGAATGCTGTTCAGAAGCACACGGGGCTCTCTCGATGTGGCAAAAGCTGTCGTCTACGGTGGGCAAATCACCTCAGGCCGAATTTGAAAAAAGGTGCTTTTACACCAGAAGAGGAGCAGTTGATCATCGAACTCCATGCTAAGATGGGTAACAAGTGGGCTCGGATGGCTGCACAT TTACCTGGGCGCACTGACAATGAGATAAAGAACTATTGGAATACACGAATAAAAAGGCGCCAGCGTGCTGGTTTGCCTCTTTACCCTCCTAATATAAACTTTCAAGTTTCTGATGAAAATCAGCAAAGCAAGAATGTGAATGAGTACAGTTACAGCGATAAACAGCCTAATGAGCTTATGCAGGGAAGCAACTTCGACATTCCTGATATTACATTTGAGAACTTTAATGCTAATTATGGGTCTTTATCCTATGCACCACCATTTCCGGATATAGCAGCTAGTAACATGCTAAATCAAAGGATTGGATCCCTTCACTATCCCTTCACAAATCCAATGAGTTGTGTCAAGCGTCTTAGAGACTCCGAAAATTTAATTCCAGACTTACATGGCACTGACTCGGATGGGCTTCCCACGTACGAACATTTTTTGTTCAAGCCTTCAGGAAAGATAAAACAGACTTTTGGACTAGGTTATCCATACGACCCTGATCCCAGTGGCGAGAGCCTGACACCTTTGGAAAGTGCAGTTCCTGGCAGCCATGCCCTTCTAAATGGCACCTTCTCTGCTTCTAGTCCCATTGATGGGACTGTGAAGTTGGAGCTCCCTTCACTCCAATATACAGAAACTGATGGTAATAGTTGGCTTGCATGTTCATCAACACCTCTTGAGGCAGCTGATACATATATTGAGTCTCCCCCAACAACAGTTTCGTTGCAATCTGAATGCATTTCACCACGAAATAGTGGTCTCTTAGAAGCATTGCTTCATGAGGCACAGACACTAGGCTCTGCAAAGAAAAAACCATCTGACAAGAGCTCCAGTTCTACTATTACACCCGGTAATGTGGCAGAATGTTCAGGGGTAAGTATCTCTGAGAAGTTGGAAGAATACAATGATCCAATATCTCCCTTGGGTCGTTCTGCTTCTTCTGTCTTCAACGAGTACACCCCTCCCATCAGTGGCAGTTCATTAGACGAGTTTCCACATTCAATGGCTCCTTCAA CTTCAGACAATATCTTGGTGACTGCCGAACATGTTTCCAGCCCTAATGTTGTGGATAAAGGCATATCACCCTGCAGGCCTGATGCTTTACTTGGATCAGTTTGGCTTGACGATGGTTCTCAAAGTGCAAAAGATCAGTCTGTCTTCAATGATGCGATAGCAATACTTTTGGGTCAAGATTTGTGCAACGAGTATAAACATCTACCTTCTGAACCACCATCTATGCTTGTGCAAGGATTTGGGCTCGACTCTGATCCATGGAATAATATGCCGAGTGCATGTCAAATGCCTTAA
- the LOC103983452 gene encoding probable WRKY transcription factor 3 — protein MQDAKKIEIAKPVASRPFASFRPLPELLARATSSSPTPSSAERTVAIKPRTMRFKSSSYDSAAEAVPPPDDASEKRSVATMGSDSVSSFIYKPTAKLVSRTLNLGNFDQVLDQVKTSNSRPQNSASASQSEPNQAYDPSKSVTAGELDTRNQQSADRPSYDGYNWRKYGQKQVKGSEYPRSYYKCTHPTCPVKKKVERSLDGQIAEIVYKGEHNHPKPQPPKRPSSGSQVADEHGRETGNPPWSNSLDNHDGVIPTYHFSHDHVLATADDSSTRVVKVGGRAAAVDHDKLDCKRRKNDDRASGGNSVGEGAAEPHSVMQASSSVGSDISGDGYHWRKYGQKVVKGNTFPRSYYRCTNPKCPVRKYVERASEDSAHLVTTYEGRHNHEMPVRRASRAASDPETAAAPDGLQL, from the exons ATGCAAGATGCAAAGAAGATTGAGATTGCCAAACCTGTGGCGTCGAGACCTTTCGCCAGTTTCAGGCCACTTCCTGAGCTCCTCGCGAGAGCGACCAGTTCCTCTCCGACGCCTTCTTCTGCTGAGAGAACAGTCGCCATCAAGCCGAGGACTATGAGATTCAAATCCTCGTCGTACGATTCTGCAGCTGAAGCTGTTCCACCGCCT GATGATGCATCCGAGAAGAGATCCGTGGCAACCATGGGATCGGATTCCGTGTCAAGCTTCATCTACAAACCTACTGCAAAGCTTGTTTCAAGAACCCTTAATCTG GGAAACTTCGATCAAGTTCTTGACCAAGTAAAAACATCAAACAGCCGACCTCAGAATTCAGCATCAGCTTCACAATCTGAACCGAACCAGGCATATGATCCTTCCAAGTCAGTGACGGCCGGCGAGCTTGATACGAGGAACCAGCAATCGGCAGATCGGCCGTCTTATGACGGctacaactggagaaaatatggACAGAAGCAAGTAAAAGGAAGTGAGTACCCGAGAAGCTACTACAAGTGCACACATCCCACTTGCCCTGTAAAGAAGAAGGTGGAGAGATCACTTGACGGGCAGATAGCTGAGATCGTGTACAAGGGCGAGCACAACCACCCCAAGCCTCAGCCTCCCAAGCGGCCCTCGTCAGGTTCACAGGTCGCCGATGAGCATGGAAGAGAGACTGGTAATCCCCCATGGAGTAATTCTCTGGATAACCACGATGGAGTGATTCCCACCTATCATTTTTCCCACGATCATGTTCTCGCTACCGCTGATGATTCAAGCACTCGAGTTGTCAAGGTTGGAGGCAGAGCAGCTGCTGTGGATCATGACAAGCTTGATTGCAAGAGAAG GAAGAACGACGACCGAGCGAGTGGAGGGAACAGTGTTGGAGAAGGTGCTGCAGAGCCCCACTCCGTGATGCAAGCCTCCTCCTCCGTGGGATCTGACATCTCTGGGGATGGCTATCACTGGAGAAAGTATGGACAAAAGGTGGTGAAGGGCAATACTTTTCCAAG AAGCTACTACAGATGCACCAACCCGAAGTGTCCCGTGCGCAAGTATGTGGAGAGGGCGTCAGAGGATTCGGCACATCTCGTCACAACGTACGAGGGAAGGCACAACCATGAGATGCCAGTAAGAAGAGCGAGCCGTGCTGCTTCTGACCCTGAGACAGCAGCAGCTCCTGATGGCCTCCAATTGTAA
- the LOC135646082 gene encoding metallothionein-like protein 2A, whose protein sequence is MSSCGGNCNCGSGCSCGGGCKKYADLDEKMVNSETMILGVAPEKEHVEGPEMAAASENEGCKCGSSCSCNPCNC, encoded by the exons atgTCTTCCTGTGGAGGAAACTGCAATTGTGGAtccggctgcagctgcggcggggG GTGCAAGAAGTACGCTGATTTGGACGAGAAGATGGTCAACTCTGAGACCATGATCCTTGGGGTTGCACCTGAGAAGGA ACACGTCGAAGGACCAGAGATGGCTGCTGCATCAGAGAATGAAGGTTGCAAGTGTGGATCTAGCTGCTCCTGCAACCCCTGCAACTGCTAA
- the LOC135680382 gene encoding metallothionein-like protein 2A, which yields MSCGGNCTCGSSCNCGGGCKMYPDLEEKKTTMATVILGVAPENGHFEGFQMATGSTENGGCKCGGGCNCDPCNC from the exons atGTCTTGCGGAGGAAACTGCACCTGTGGTTCCAGCTGCAACTGCGGTGGAGG ATGCAAGATGTATCCTgacctggaagagaagaagaccaCTATGGCGACCGTGATCCTTGGGGTTGCACCTGAGAACGG CCACTTTGAAGGGTTTCAGATGGCTACTGGGAGTACTGAGAATGGAGGATGCAAGTGTGGTGGTGGCTGCAACTGTGATCCCTGCAACTGCTAA